In one Candidatus Nealsonbacteria bacterium genomic region, the following are encoded:
- a CDS encoding NifB/NifX family molybdenum-iron cluster-binding protein — MKICIVSLGKTLNSPVSPRFGRAPYFLILDEEGNLKEVLPNQAIGAMRGAGIAAAQEIALKKTEALITGNIGPNALNVLMGAGIKVFSAPFDFTVKEVFLMWKKGKLSQVEIPAGSPGRFRRRGFGPGGRRHRHRGR, encoded by the coding sequence ATGAAAATTTGCATTGTTTCTTTAGGTAAAACCTTAAATTCTCCAGTCAGTCCTCGATTTGGTAGAGCGCCATATTTCCTTATTTTAGATGAAGAGGGGAACTTAAAAGAAGTTTTACCTAATCAGGCAATTGGTGCTATGAGGGGAGCAGGTATTGCTGCTGCTCAGGAGATTGCTTTGAAAAAAACTGAAGCTTTAATAACAGGTAATATTGGTCCTAATGCCCTTAATGTTTTAATGGGAGCAGGAATTAAGGTTTTTTCAGCTCCTTTTGACTTCACCGTAAAAGAAGTTTTTTTAATGTGGAAAAAAGGCAAATTAAGTCAGGTTGAAATTCCTGCTGGTTCGCCGGGACGCTTTAGGAGAAGGGGTTTTGGACCAGGTGGTAGAAGACATAGACACAGAGGAAGATAA